In the Granulosicoccus antarcticus IMCC3135 genome, CGTTCGCAAATACGTTCACTGATAATAAGGCCGTAGCCATACCCGCTTGAACTGCGGCTTTCATTGCTTACAGGATTGCTGATGGAAATGTTGTTCTGATCTGCTTGTAGGAAAATGGGGCCGGCGGCATGGTCCAGTGCGTTGGTGATCAGGTTATGCATTAGTACGTGCAAAAATATGGTCGGCGCTTTTATCGTAACAGCCGCATCAATATCGATACTTAACGAGTGATTCTCTGTCGCATGACGTTGTCGTCTGGCGTGCTCGGCGACCTGGACCAGCTCTGCCACAAGACTTGCCAGATTTACATCCGCCATTTGCTCATCAATCAGTTCCGATCGTCCCAGCAGCAAGAAGGTCTCGATAAGAATGGCCATGTCATCACTGGCCTTTTCGATACGGGCAACCGCACGGCCTTTGGCATCAGCTTGCGGCCATGCGCGAGCCAGATACTCTGAGGAACCCTTGATCACTGTCAATGGCGTCCGTATCTCGTGCGAGGCAAAGCGACTGAACTCCCTTTCGCGACGCAACGATGCGGCGACCAGTTGCTGCGCATCGGCCAGCGCCTTTTCGATGGCCCGTAATTCGGTGTAAGGGGCGTCCACCTGAATGGTCGAGCCATCCGGTGACAGGTCGCGTATCTTGTCTGCCACTGCCCGCAGAGGCCGAGACAATCGACGGGCCAGTACCAGACTTGCCAGCAGCATGGCGGCAATGCCTAACAGGGCAAGCACAACGGCTGTCGTATGCAGCTTTCTTTCATAGCCATCCAGATAATCATCAGCGTTATCCTTGAATACCAGGTACATCAGCCCTTTGCCAGAAGGGTGTTCGGCGACCACGAAATGTTTGTCTTCATCGCCCAGTTCATGCTCGTGGAACCCCGAGTCCGTGTAGCTTCCCAGCCAGCCTGGCGGAGCCCGATCGGGACCAAAGAAATCAAATTCAAACGGGTTGGGCTCACTGGTCTGTTTACCTAGTTCGGCCCAGTCCAGAGAGTAGCGTTGCACTTCAACATCCAGCCAGTGGTTCAGGCTGATCTTCTCCATGCCATCTTCCAGCTGTACCAGAGTAACGACATACAGGGAGGCAAAAATCATCGCCAGCAGGCTTACGCCTGCGATCAAGACACTGGAAAAACGGCGGTGCAAGGAGGCGGTCTGTGACTTCACAGTGAGATGAGCCGATACCCTTCGCCGTGAACTGTTTCCACGCTGATGGGGATATTGGCGCTCTTGAGTGATGTACGCAAACCATAAACATGGCTGCGTAGTGAGTCGGTGGCTGGAGGTTGGTCGCCCCACACCGCCTCTATCAAGGCTTCGCGACTGACCATGGCAGGCGCTTGCTGAAGAAGATGAGCAAGCACTTGCCGTTGTAGTCGACCCAGCTTGACAGGGCGACCCTGCCAGAATATTTCGTGGGTCGACAGATTGCAGCAAACCCCGAGAAATTCCACCTTGCGCACCGTTGCAACCTCCCTACGCCGGGCCAGTGCATGTATACGCAACAACAACTCCTGCATGGCGAAGGGTTTCACCAGATAATCATCACCGCCCGCCTCAAAGGCAGCCTGCTTGTCTGCCAGGGAGTCGCGTGCAGTGAGAAAAATGACAGGCGTCAGCACCTTGAGCTTTTCACGCATCTGTCGCACAGCGCTGACACCATCCAGTCGCGCCATCATGATATCGGCCACGATGACATCGAAGCATTCAGTGGCAGCCAGGGCCAGGGCCTGTTGCCCGTCATACGCACAGTCGCACTCCAGGCCTTCCAGTTCCAGATAATCGACCACGGTTTCCATGATCTGCTGGCTATCTTCGATGATCAGTATTCTCATGACTTCCTTGTACGCCCTACCCTCAACTATCACTTCACAAACGCTTCACAAACGCTTCACACGCGATCGTGCAGTATTCAAATTCGAATTGTAGAACACATTCTGCGGAGAACGAAGATGTTGAAACTCATCCACTCTGAGTCGGCTCGCAGCAGTTCAGAGCTGCCCAGGCTCAAGAGAGTGGAAAAAGGCTTGATGCTCATGATGATCGGTGCTGCCGTGGCTCTGCCCATTGTTGCACTTGCTCAATACCTGGGGCCAACAGAACAAGCCGTCTATGCCTCGGTGGCTGATGTACTCGCTGAGCCTGTCGATGATGCACACGTCAGCTTGCAGGGCCTGGTCGTTCTGCATGAGGGGGGAGATTTTTATCGTTTTGCTGATGCAAGTGGTGAAATCCGGATTGAACTGGAAGTCGAAGACATGCCGGCTTTCAGCTTCGATGACAAGACCCCGGTCAGGATTACGGGTGAAATAGATAACGAACTGATGCGCAAACCCTTCATTGAAGTCGAACGGGTGGAATTGACAGAAGCGTCCTGAACTTTACCTCAATTAATCAATAACTCAAGGCTAGTGAAAAATCCTATGAACAAGTTCATGAAAAAACGCTCATTGAGCATCGTTGGCAGCATCGTATTGTGCAGCCTGGCACTCACTGCCTGCAGTGACAACGACGATGACAATGAATCGCAGCCTGTTGCTGACAACACACAACCAGGTCTGAGTGCTGCAGATCTGACAGGCAGCTGGAGCACGGGCTGTATTCTCGATGATGTCAATGATGCTACTGATGGCTACGAAATAGAGAGCGTCAGTTTCTCTGACGCTGGGTTCACAGCGTCAGCCGCCTCATTTTCGGATGCCGGCTGCACCACGGCCGTCGTGGATGATGATGACGTTGATCTACAAGGTACCTTCAGCATGGGCGATACGGTGTTAACGGCCAGCGGGTTGTCAGCAACACAGATCGACTTCAGTTACACCGACGCGGTTAGTGGTCAAGAAAGAATCCTGCTTGATCTGATAGCCATCCAGGACGGCAGCCTGTTCCTGGGTGAAGGTGATTTCGATGATTTGCTGGAGAACGACCTTGAGGCACGTCCTGTATCGCTTGATTTGCTAGAGCCTTACTTTGCCCAACCCTGATAGTCAGGCAGTTGCATTTTCCCGGATGGAGACTGGCAATTCGGGCGTGGATTTTGTTACTGCGATCAAAACTGGCGCAAGTTCGATGAGGTTCGCTTGTGGGTTACCAGAAGAAGGCTTGTTTCAGTAGCAGACACGCCCTCTAGCATGCGAATACGGCCAAGGATGGCATCGAACGCCGCCAGATCGGCGGCACCCAGTTCAACAACGAGATCCCAGCGACCATTGGTCGTATGGATTGACTGGGCTTCAGGCATGCCATAGAGTTGATGAATCACACTGTTCGCACGCTTGCCTTCTATGGCCATCAACATGGTGGCGCAAACCGGCAATTCATGTCGATCCTCTTTGAGGACAACGGAAAAACCAAGTATTTCTCCGGAGCTTATGAGCCGTTCAAGCCGTGAACGCAATGTCGCTCGCGACACACCAAGTGTTTTTGCCAAGTCGGATATCGACAGTCGTCCGTCATGACGCAGCTCTGTAATTAGCTTCTGATCCAGGTCATCCAGTGCCATATTGATAAGTCACAACAATCAAATTGAAAAATATACCACCCAATTTGCTCATTTAGTCAATTTACTTTGCCACTATTGTCACGGACACTAGTGCATCCTGAATCGTTCATTAAAACGATTTAGGTCAAACGAGTGTCTCGGTATTCGTCGTGATGCTCTATTTCCAACAAAACCATCGTTGCAGAGATTCATGAAGAAACCGAAAAACGAACCGCGCATACCCAGTCTTGGACTGGCATTGATATCGTTATTTTCGCTTATAATAGGTCTTGGCGTTTCGATTGCAATATTTGGTCTGGCACCTCATATGCCCATGCTCTTTGGTGTGGTGATGGCCAGTTCGGTGGCTCTGTACTGCGGTTTTGACTGGAAAACCATTCAAGATGGCATGATCAACGGCATTACACATGCACTAAGCTCTCTCATCATCTTGTTGCTCGTTGGGATATTGATCGGCGTGTGGATTCTGGGCGGTGTTGTACCGACCCTGGTCTACTACGGATTACAGATCTTCTCCCCTTCAATTTTTCTGTTTGCCTGTCCGATCATTTGCGCTATTGCCTCGTCAGCCACTGGCACCAGCTGGGGCACGACCGGCACCGTGGGTGTGGCCTTGATGGGTGTGGGCGCCGGTTTGGGTCTTCCGACACCGCTGGTGGCTGGCGCTGTACTTTCAGGTGCCTATTTTGGCGACAAGATGTCACCACTATCAGACACAACCAATATGGCTCCAGCCATGGTGGGTGTCGATCTCTACGTACATATTCGTCACATGATGTCGACAACGGTGGTCTCTTTTGGCATCGCATTGATATTTTATGCAATCGTCGGTAAGGCATACACGCCACAGGGCGCAGATGTTTCCCGTGTTGATTCAATCCTTGAGATGCTGCAACAGACTTTCATCATTCATCCTCTATTGCTGATCGCCCCCTTGCTTGTCATGGTATTGAGCTTTCGAAAAGTACCCGCTATTCCCGGCATTGCAATCGGTGCTATTGCCGGCATCATTTTCTCGATATTGGTCCAGGGAGCTGACTTTACGGCAACACTCAATACGGCGATGTCAGGCTTCACTGCCGAGACCGGCAATGCCGATGTTGATGCCTTGCTCAGCCGAGGTGGCCTTGAATCAATGGCCTATACGGTCAGTCTGATTATCGTTGCGATGATGTTCGGTGGTGTCATGCAGAGTACCGGTCAGATACAGGTGATCGCCAACAAGATCCTGTCATACGCACGCTCCACAGGGTCGTTGATCCTGACAACTGCATTGACAGCCATCGGCTCCAATTTCCTGTTGTGCGACCAGTACATGTCTCTGGTATTGACTGGACGCATGTATGCCCCGGCGTACAAAGATCGGGGCCTGGCGCCCGAGAACCTGTCCCGTGTCACCGAAGATGCAGGTACGGTTGTTGATCCGCTCGTGCCTTGGGGATCAGGTGGTTCCTATCAGGCAGCCACACTGGGTGTACCAACCATCTTGTACGCACCGTTTGCGGTATTTTGCTGGGTGTCACCGCTGGTCACGATACTGTTTGGCTATATGGGATGGACTATCAAACCCCTTGCCCCTGAAACAGACACAGACCCTAAGGACTTACCACCAGCTTCAGCAGAGCCCGCGCTTGCAAAGTCCGTCGATGAAAAGCAGACCGCTGATGTCTGAAAAATGAAGTAGATCCTTGAGATCAGACTTCAGAGTCCATCAAGGACGAGTAAGAACTGCTATGTGAGGGTGTAATATCATGGTTAACACCACGACTTGATCACCCTCACATAACAGGATCAACATGAAGACAGTCGCATTCACGCGCATGAGAGACGGCACTGCCGAAGAGTACGCGTTTCTTGAGGAAATAGAAGTTGCCTATGCAAAGCAACTGCCTCAGCGAATAGAAGAGCAATTACAAAAACTCGAAGAATCGCTAGGCGGCTACCGTGTTTCTCGCCTCGAACACTCCCTGCAATCAGCAACACGCGCTTATCATGATGGCCGGTCTACCGAGTATGTGGTGGCAGCACTGGTACACGATATTGGTGATGAACTAGCTCCGCATAGCCACAGCGAAATGGCTGCAGCCATCCTCAGGCCGTACGTCAGCGAAAGGCTGTACTGGATCATCAAGACCCATGGCATTTTCCAGATGTACTACTACGGTGAGCAGACAGGCGTTGACAAGCATGCCCGTGAACGTTATCGCGATAACCACTGGTATGCCGATGCCGTAGAGTTCTGTGAGAAGTATGACGAGAACTGTTTCGATCCGGACTATACAAGCAAGCCCTTGTCATTCTTTCGCCCTATGATCAACGAAGTGTTTACACGGGAGCCCCGGTTTGGGGAAGCTGGCTGAGCTCTGAGCAGGAAAAATTCGATCATCCGTTGATCGGATTTATCCTGCTCGGCAATTCTACGAGCCAGTCATCAGGACTGCCAGCCTCCTCCCAACACACGATAGAGAGTCACCCAGTTACTAGCCTCCTCTAATCGGGTCGCTATCATGTTCTGTTGCGCGGTGTAATACGAGCGTTGCACCGTCCGTCAACACCGAAAGTGAGCTTTCCAGCCTCCAGCACACCAGCCTTGGCAGCTCCTCCGTCAAAAATGGGCACCGAGACTGACGGGATAAAAGTCCATAAACCCGTACCACCACCAAAGAGTTGCGACAATTGACTGCTGCTTGTGCCAACACTGGTGGTCAGTGTGATACTCGGAAAGCGGGCTGCCCGCGCCGCCCCGATACTGGCATTGGCAGCCCGCACCTGGGCGGAGGCAACCGCTGCGACTGCCTGCTTGTAGGCGGCCTCGGCTTCTTCAGCACTTTCCTGACTGACCGCCTCAATTCGCACCAGTTCCTGGTAGCGCACCGTCTTGGCCTTGGCACTGGCGACAGCCACTTCAGCACTTGCCAGTATCGCCTGGGCATCAGCGACTGAGGTTTGCGCCGAGGTAGGGTCTATCTCGTACAGTACCTGCCCTGCCTCCACTGTGCTGCCCTCGGTGAACAGGCGCTTACGCACAATGCCGCCCGTTTGAGGGCGGATCTCGGCGGTAACGGCAGCGACGACACGTCCATTCAATTCACTTGAAACGGGTACTTCGCTACTTTTTACGGTGTAAGCAACGACCTCTACTGGAGGCGTGGCTTTAGCCTCAGCCTCTGTTTTTTCACTGCAGGCCGCAAGGCTCAGAGCCAGTGTGTCTATCATGGCCGTGGCTCGCAATGTCGAGCCTGGGTTGGTGTACACCCAGGTAGTGTCTAGCGGTTTGTACATGTTGTGTTTCTCTGTGTAAGTGATCGTCATCGAAAGGATGTACGACGTACTTAGTTCGAAATTATTTCGAAGGCTGGGACGGTGAGCCTGGCTGCTCTTCATCAAGCTCCTCAGCACCCGGCGAAAAGCCACCAAATGCATTTCGAAGCCGGAGTGTCAAGGTCGCAAGATTGTCAGACTGATCACCAACTACCTCATATATCTCCCGATCAACTTCATTCCACTCTTGGTAAATCTGCTTTAACGAGCTGTGCCCATGCTTTGAAAGTTTGAGCACGTTACCTGCGACGCCTGACCCAGCTTCTCGAGAAGATCCAGTACTCGTGCCTGCCGTGGGTGAATGCCAAGCGGTGCCAGGCGAACACGCAGGCGCTCTTCTAGTAAGTGCGCGAAGTGGAGATGCAAATGGGAGTGTCTTTTAGTTAGCATAGTGATTGTTAGTATGTATATAGTTAGCATGCTGAGTGTTTTCCATGAATGCAACCTTGCTTGATCAATAAGTCGCAAGAGCTGACGCGACAGTTGCCATTGAGAGACCTCAGAGTGAGACCTGATGTGCGAACGTTTACGCCTCAACCGCGCCACTATCAGGAGTTTTGAGAATTTCATGGCCGCTACGCGTTACCCAACATGGCCTTGGCGTCACGAGGTTTATTCCTGATGCTTAATCAGTACATGGTCAATATTTATTAGCATGAAGGTAGAAACAAAGCCTTGGCTAAGTTTTATTGAATCAGTACAGCTCTAACAGGTCCATTTATTGCCCCGTCAGTTGGGGGCAAGTTGGCTCAGGGCTGGTGACGCCATCACTGCCTGATAGCGCGGCGTTGACGATTGCTGTTGGCATTGTTGGTGCCACCGTTATGCCACATGCTATCTACCTTCACTCAGGCCTGACGCAGCATCGTGCGAAGGTGCAGAACAACAAGGATCGTTGGAAGATACTGACCTTTTCCAATCGAGAAGTGGTTATAGCCCTGGCTGTTGCCGGCATGGTCAACATGGCGATGGTAATCATGGCCGCTTCGGTGCAACTGTGGTTCTGTCACTGAACTTAGTGCTGCTGGCGCAGATATTCGGGCTTGCAATTCTGGGGTTGTCCTGACTCAGGATCGTCTTCGTCAGCTGACTGCACCTAACCACTGTAAAGGCGACTGCGCCGCTGCACTTCATGATTGCTGGTAACGTGTAGGCTATTCAACGGGAATATTGCGCATGAAGACTTCAGATCTATTTGTCAAAGCCCTGGAAAATGAAGGCGTTAAATACATATTTGGCATTCCAGGTGAAGAGAATCTGGACTTTCTTGACTCGCTCCGGAAATCGAGCATTGAACTGATTCTGACTCGCCACGAACAGGCTGCAGGATTCATGGCAGCCAACTATGGCCGGTTAACAGGTGAGCCCGGCGTCTGCTTGTCGACCTTGGGGCCCGGTGCAACCAATTTTGTGACTGCTGCTGCCTACGCGCAACTCGGTGGTATGCCTATGATCATGCTGGGCGGGCAAAAGCCGATCCGCAAGAGTAAACAGGGTCGTTTTCAGATTGTTGACGTAGTGAGCTTGATGGCCCCTGTTACAAAGTATTCAAGGCAGGTGGTTGATGGAAATAACCTGCCCTCAATGGTGCGTGAAGCATTCAGAATCACGATGGACGAACGTCCGGGGGCGGCTTATATAGAATTGCCCGAAGATATAGCCGAGGAAGAAGTTAGCGCAGCTGTATTTGATGTCGTTGGACACCGACGCCCCAATGCCGATGATCAGTCTATCGATGCAGCGGTGAAGATGATCAAGGCAGCCAAATTACCGTTACTACTGATCGGAGCCGGCGCCAACCGAAAACGCACCAGCGAGTCACTTAAAGAGTTCATTGATCAAACAGGCATCTATTTTTTCAACACTCAAATGGGTAAAGGGGTCGTGGATGAGCGCCATGAGCGATTCATCGGTACTGCTGCCTTGTCAGATCATGACTACCTTCATTGCGCGATCGAACGTGCAGATTTGATTATCAACGTCGGGCACGATGTTATCGAAAAGCCGCCTTTTATCATGGAGAAAAATGGCAAGCACGTCATCCATATCAATTTTGATGCAGCCTCTGTGGACGATGTTTATTTTCCACAATTAAATGTGGTTGGTGACATTTCCAGCACCATCAGCAGCCTGACAAACAAGCTTGGCAAGCTGGATCAGGATTTCAGCTTTTTCCAGAGAGTACGAGACGATGTGGATTCACACGTTACCAAATACTTCAAGGATGAACGTTTTCCGGTATTGCCTCAGGCATTGGTCAGCGTTCTGCGAGACCATCTGGAAGCAGAAGACATCGTCACGCTGGATAACGGTGTTTACAAAATCTGGTTTGCTCGCAACTACGAATGCTATGCCCCCAACACCTTGTTACTGGACAATGCTCTGGCGACGATGGGTGCTGGACTACCCTCAGCCATGGCTGCAAAATTACTGAATCCTGATAGAAAGGTCGTCTCAGTCAATGGTGATGGTGGGTTTCTGATGAACTCTCAGGAACTTGAAACGGCAGTGCGGATGGATCTGGATCTCGTTGTCATCATCCTGACTGACAACGCCTACGGCATGATCAAATGGAAGCAAGAAGGTGTTGGGTTTGAGAATTTTGGCCTTGACTTCAACAACCCTGATTTTGTTCAGTACGCAAACAGCTTTGGAGCCACTGGCCACAAAGCTGAAAGCTACGAGAATTTTGTAGAGATTCTGGGAACCGCACTAAACGGCAAAGGTGTACATGTTATCGACTTGCCGATTGACTATTCATTGAATCACCACATTCTCAATGTGTTGTTGAAAGAGAGTGCTTGTATCGTCTGATACCAACCAGTGAAAAGGCCCAGTTGCGACAGGAGACATGACATCGACGTAGAACCCTACACCCCAATCAATTGCTCAGACTATGATTACATCGAGCTTGCCTGTCTGGATCGTTGCGAGGTTGATATCGTCAAGCACGAGGGTGTCGTTCGCGGCTGCGCTGTAACGACTGAAAAAGACTCCAATGGTGAGTATCTGATTGTTCAACTGGAGAACGATTTGCGCGAATCCATTCGCCTTGATCAAATCAAGCAGATTGTCGTGCGTTCAGAGCCTCGACGCTTTGAGGAACGGACTTTCAAGCCGCGCTCTTAGCGTAGTCGGTTATCATCGACCGATAATCCTTGAAAACCCTGCCCACGTGAATGACATAGTCGACACTTTTGTAGCACCTGCCTGTCTGGATGACATCGAGTTGCTGTATCAGGATGACTCTTTGCTCCTCATATCGAAACCCAGTAAGTTGCTGAGTTTGTCGGGCAAGAATCCGCTCAACAAGGACTCTGTTCACTTTCGTCTTGTTCAGGATTTCCCGACGGCGACCTTGGCGCATCGTCTGGATCTTGGCACATCGGGAATAATGGTGGTGGCCCTGGATAAACCAACCAACGCGCATCTCACCAGGCAGTTCCAGCAACGCTCTATTGCAAAAGGCTATAGGGCTGTATTGCAGGGCCATCTGAAAGCAGATCAGGGCGTGATAGATGATCCCATTGCGAAAGACAGTTCAATTTTTCCGCGCCTGAAAATCTGCCAGATATCGGGAAAACCTGCACTCACTCACTACCAGGTGGAAGAACGGTGGGAATCACCAGCTCGCAGTGTTGTGCATTTTCGACCGGAAACAGGCCGCACGCACCAACTAAGAATTCATAGCCAATCCATCGGGCACCCTATTCTTGGCTGTGACCTTTACGGTGATGAGCACAGCCTGCGCTTGGCTGACAGGTTGATGCTGCATGCACAAACACTAGACTTCGTGCATCCGGCTACTGGTGAACAGGTGCACGCGGTTTGCCCTTCACCCTTTTAGCTTGTCTGTTGGATCTGCACACGCGCCTCGGTCTCGGTTCAACGATTCTAGCGTTACCTGGAGTCCAGCTGCAATCGCTGATTCTCAGCCACCGAGTATTGCTGCTCCTGGCCTGTCATGGGACAGGTAAATTGCAACGACACCGATTGCAACTGTAAGTCTCTGCCCTCGTTTTCATCAGTGCCATTTCCATATAGCCGATCACCGACAATGGGATATCCCAGACTGCTCAAGTGATGACGAATCTGATGTTTACGCCCTGTGATCAACTTCACATTCACCAACGAGCAACCATCTTTATCATCGACGTAGGAAAAGAAACTGCATGCCGCCTTTCCATCAACGGCTTGATTCACCTCATGATCTTGTGGGTGAACGCTGAAATCACCCTCCACGATCGCTTGATAGCGCTTATCCATCTTTCCGTCACGAAACATCTCACTGAATAGACGAGCAGCAGTTTTGCTGTGGCATAACAAGATGAGTCCTGTTGTTGCCCGATCAAGCCGGTGCACGATAAACACAGGACGCTCTGTCGTATTGAGCACCTTGGGCAGGTTGATCTCCACCCAGCGATTAATACTGGCAAAGTCTCCCCAGCGACTGCCCTGACAATAAAGCCCGTACGGCTTGAACCAGACACTGTAATCCTTCGCATCGTGGATCAACTGTGGCTCTGGTACAGCTTGAGTGAGCAGCTGGGCATTGTAGTTAAGCTCCAGCTTATCCCCTGCTTGCAAGGGTTTGCTGGCACGCCGCAACCGTTTCTTGCCATTGCCTCGCAGCAACCACACAGCGCCTTTTTGCATGGCATCCTTCACTTTTGCCTGAGACAGATTTGTGTGATTGGCCAGTAGTTGGCTGGCCTTGAGTTGACTACTGTCGACATCGATGGTCAGGCTGGTTTCGATAATATCTGGCATTGGCGTCATAACAGCGTCAGGACATACACTTTAACGCATTTCAATCTATATCTGCTGGGCCTGCATGTTCAACTCTTCATGGCAGCCGCCTTCTTCCGGGCTGTATTCCATCACCTTGCGATAGTGATCAGCAGGTCTGACTGTACTTTTGGATCATCATGCCTTCGAAGATATTCGCGTAGTCTCATAGCCGATAGTTTTTGCCATCGTTGTTTCCTGTCAGATGCTCAAATCGGATGATTACTTATGAATACACGTTTCCTGGTAACGGTTTTTCTCTCGCTTTCCCTTACGGCCTGTGGTGGCTCGTCAAGCAGTGACCCTGATAACAATCTGGACGACAGCCCTGAGGGTAATGGAGAAAACACTACTGGAGATACTGGAGACACTGGAGGCACTGGAGGCACTGGAGACACTGGAGACACTGGAGACACTGGAGACACTGGAGACACTGGAGACACTGGAGGCACTGGAGACACTGGAGGCACTGGAGACACTGGAGACACTGGAGACACTGGAGACACTGGAGACACTGGAGGCACTGGAGACACTGGAGACACTGGCAGTGACAACTCCGGAAGTATCAGTGGCGATATCAAGTTCATGGGCTATGTCTCAGTGAATGAGGATGTTTCGGATAATGAGGTCACTGCAGAGGGAACCTTTGTTCGGTATGCTTCTGACATCGCAGGAAACCTGATTGCCTCCTCCTTTACAGCCGGGCTGGATTTGAATGCTTGCACGGTTGAAACCATCGATTCGTCAGATCTGAACCTGGGTCCGGATACCAGCATTCCAGATTTGAATAGCGATCTGATCCCCGAACTGGTGAGTGCTGGCGAAGCCCTGCCTTTTAGTTCCAGTGCTGGCAGCTATATAGAGCTACAGAGAAATGAACAATCAGGATTCATTTTTTATACATCCGAGCCCGAATCAGTACCTGGCCCCACACCTTCGCAACTAACACTGAATATACCCGGTGATGTTTTCCCTGAATTTTCCAATGTAGATATGCCAACAGTGGAACCCTTGATTTTCATCTCTCCAGAACAAGGCCAATCAATTACGCCGGCTACCAATTTTTCCTGGACACCGGGAACTAATGCTGATGCCCATATTACTATCTCAGCGGCTAACATTTCATTCGCAGGAACGGCCTTGGTAACTGTTGTGACATGCGTAGTAACAGACGATGGTCAATTCAGTTTTCCATCACAGACACAGAGTGATATGGGCGACTCTTTCAACAGCATTCTGGGAGGAAGCCTCACACGACAAGTTTTCACTTTCCAGCAACAAGGAAACACAGCACTCATCCTTACTGCGACAAGCAGTAGCTAGTTACAGCTGATATTGGCTTCGCAGATTGCGGAGCCAATAATCAACATCAATGCTTCTCGTCCAAAGCCCTGACGCCAGGAATTCAGCCGCATTACTGACTATCCATTAGCTGGAATGCTTAGCGCACCTAAAACCAGATTCGGAACCTTTCTAACAGACCACAGTCGGAAGAGCTATAAGTCCCGATGATACATCGCGCTCTTTGTTAAAAAACAGGACAATTCCTATAGCAGCGAGAATTCAAACTTGTTCGATAAATCCTTCGAATCACTGCGTTTGAATCTTCTTGAGCTTCTAAAGTCGAAGCACGAGTGGTTGTTGAGCGGCAAGGAGTATGCCGACCTTCCAGAGAGCATTCGGGGTGCTATTGAGGAACAGCAAAATAGTAGCGAACGCTTCATCAGCTGGATTCAGATCGCCATACTGGTCGTGTTTTCGGTTCTCTACACAATGGCACCTAAAACCTCACCCATAGGTGCAGAGTTCGAACCCGTGCCTATATTTCTGGGCACCTATTTTGTTTTCGCGTGTTTACGTCTGTACTTATCCTACACATCACGTTTGGCTCACTGGATCCTGTTCCTGTCTATTTTGGTAGATATGGGCTTGTTACTAGGATTGATCTGGTCTTTTCATCTTCAATATATGCAGCCGCCTTCGTTCTATCTGAAGTCACCGACATTGCTGTACATATTCATTTTCATCGCGCTTCGTGCTTTACGTTTTGAGCCA is a window encoding:
- a CDS encoding sensor histidine kinase, with the protein product MKSQTASLHRRFSSVLIAGVSLLAMIFASLYVVTLVQLEDGMEKISLNHWLDVEVQRYSLDWAELGKQTSEPNPFEFDFFGPDRAPPGWLGSYTDSGFHEHELGDEDKHFVVAEHPSGKGLMYLVFKDNADDYLDGYERKLHTTAVVLALLGIAAMLLASLVLARRLSRPLRAVADKIRDLSPDGSTIQVDAPYTELRAIEKALADAQQLVAASLRREREFSRFASHEIRTPLTVIKGSSEYLARAWPQADAKGRAVARIEKASDDMAILIETFLLLGRSELIDEQMADVNLASLVAELVQVAEHARRQRHATENHSLSIDIDAAVTIKAPTIFLHVLMHNLITNALDHAAGPIFLQADQNNISISNPVSNESRSSSGYGYGLIISERICERMQWQLELSNDASSFMVEIGMAAE
- a CDS encoding response regulator transcription factor, with the translated sequence MRILIIEDSQQIMETVVDYLELEGLECDCAYDGQQALALAATECFDVIVADIMMARLDGVSAVRQMREKLKVLTPVIFLTARDSLADKQAAFEAGGDDYLVKPFAMQELLLRIHALARRREVATVRKVEFLGVCCNLSTHEIFWQGRPVKLGRLQRQVLAHLLQQAPAMVSREALIEAVWGDQPPATDSLRSHVYGLRTSLKSANIPISVETVHGEGYRLISL
- a CDS encoding YgiW/YdeI family stress tolerance OB fold protein, translated to MLKLIHSESARSSSELPRLKRVEKGLMLMMIGAAVALPIVALAQYLGPTEQAVYASVADVLAEPVDDAHVSLQGLVVLHEGGDFYRFADASGEIRIELEVEDMPAFSFDDKTPVRITGEIDNELMRKPFIEVERVELTEAS
- a CDS encoding Lrp/AsnC family transcriptional regulator; amino-acid sequence: MALDDLDQKLITELRHDGRLSISDLAKTLGVSRATLRSRLERLISSGEILGFSVVLKEDRHELPVCATMLMAIEGKRANSVIHQLYGMPEAQSIHTTNGRWDLVVELGAADLAAFDAILGRIRMLEGVSATETSLLLVTHKRTSSNLRQF
- the nhaC gene encoding Na+/H+ antiporter NhaC: MKKPKNEPRIPSLGLALISLFSLIIGLGVSIAIFGLAPHMPMLFGVVMASSVALYCGFDWKTIQDGMINGITHALSSLIILLLVGILIGVWILGGVVPTLVYYGLQIFSPSIFLFACPIICAIASSATGTSWGTTGTVGVALMGVGAGLGLPTPLVAGAVLSGAYFGDKMSPLSDTTNMAPAMVGVDLYVHIRHMMSTTVVSFGIALIFYAIVGKAYTPQGADVSRVDSILEMLQQTFIIHPLLLIAPLLVMVLSFRKVPAIPGIAIGAIAGIIFSILVQGADFTATLNTAMSGFTAETGNADVDALLSRGGLESMAYTVSLIIVAMMFGGVMQSTGQIQVIANKILSYARSTGSLILTTALTAIGSNFLLCDQYMSLVLTGRMYAPAYKDRGLAPENLSRVTEDAGTVVDPLVPWGSGGSYQAATLGVPTILYAPFAVFCWVSPLVTILFGYMGWTIKPLAPETDTDPKDLPPASAEPALAKSVDEKQTADV
- a CDS encoding HD domain-containing protein is translated as MKTVAFTRMRDGTAEEYAFLEEIEVAYAKQLPQRIEEQLQKLEESLGGYRVSRLEHSLQSATRAYHDGRSTEYVVAALVHDIGDELAPHSHSEMAAAILRPYVSERLYWIIKTHGIFQMYYYGEQTGVDKHARERYRDNHWYADAVEFCEKYDENCFDPDYTSKPLSFFRPMINEVFTREPRFGEAG
- a CDS encoding efflux RND transporter periplasmic adaptor subunit, which codes for MYKPLDTTWVYTNPGSTLRATAMIDTLALSLAACSEKTEAEAKATPPVEVVAYTVKSSEVPVSSELNGRVVAAVTAEIRPQTGGIVRKRLFTEGSTVEAGQVLYEIDPTSAQTSVADAQAILASAEVAVASAKAKTVRYQELVRIEAVSQESAEEAEAAYKQAVAAVASAQVRAANASIGAARAARFPSITLTTSVGTSSSQLSQLFGGGTGLWTFIPSVSVPIFDGGAAKAGVLEAGKLTFGVDGRCNARITPRNRT
- a CDS encoding divalent metal cation transporter: MNQYSSNRSIYCPVSWGQVGSGLVTPSLPDSAALTIAVGIVGATVMPHAIYLHSGLTQHRAKVQNNKDRWKILTFSNREVVIALAVAGMVNMAMVIMAASVQLWFCH